The Leptolyngbya sp. CCY15150 nucleotide sequence TGGGCACACTAAAGGTCAAATCCAACCCGGCTCGATGGCGCTCTGGGTCGATCTTTCGACCCGATAGGGTTTGGTGCCCCTGAGGATGGGAACCATGGAGCAGGTTTTTGAAGTCGCCTCCCTGCACCTGGCCCGCTAGCCCCAGGCCCTTGGCCCCCAGGCCCCACCAGCTTGAATGGGCCTGGTTCTCTTCGCTGGTGTAGTAGTTCTCGGCGGTGTAGTAGGTTTCGCCCTGGTTGGCGCTGATCACCGTTAGGCTGAGCATGGCTGACCTCCTAGCCTTCCACCAAACCCTGGCGCTTGCGGATTTCCTGAATCAGCGCCTTGCGATTTTCCAGCGCCTGCGGCCCTCGGGCATTGGCCTGCTCTAGGGCGATGGTCTCCAGCAAAATCTGGAGCCCCTGAAACTGCACTTGCAGCAACTCCATCCGAGCCTTCAGGTCATCCACCTGCCGTTCCAGGTCGCGGCGCTGCTGACCATCGCGCATCATCAGGCGAATAATGCTGGCGGCAGGTAGACCCAGCCGATTAGCCTCTTTCTCGACCATTGCCGCCTCTTCGAGGGGCAGCGAGACGCTAAATCCTTTACCCATGAGCTTTTCCGTGAATTCGTTAGTGAGTCGTCCATGATTAAACACTGGCTCCCATATCTGGAACTTCTGATAATGCTGGGTTTCAGCAATCCCCTGCCCAGGGCTGGGCGTGGTGTGTGGAACGCGGAGCAACGAAACGCAGTGGAGTGGCGTAGCCCCCAAGGGCAGCCCATCAGGCTGCTGTCAGAGCATTTTGTGCAAGGGGATAGGGAGCAAGTATCTCTGTTTTAGCCCACAGACAATATTACGTTTGCTCAGCCTGGCAAGCTGCAAAGTTTGTTTTTATTCATCACCTAGATGATGAATTCTCGTCCCTCATGGAAGATATTAACCGGCACGTCGTGAATAAGCCGTGATCAAGTCGTTTATGACTCAGTGACTCTAAGGCTTTACCAAAGGCTAAATAGAAAAGTCGTGAATAAGTCGTGAATAAAATTCACCAGCTATCAAAACGATGATGAACATTGCTGAAGATAACAATTTAGTCGTTATTAAGTCGTGAATAAAGCTAGCGATTCAGAATACAGATATCTATCCACAAACTGAGAAGCATTCTTGCAACTTCAAGATGTTGATTCAATATTGTCATTGGCATTCAAACTATGACCCAAATGATCCAGACTTATATCGACATGGGCAGCTCTGCCACCAAGTGCCTCTACTGGCAGAACCAGCCCTACCTGCTGCACCTCGACCCGCAAGTGGCTCGCCTGAACCCCTCGCGCCTCGACCGATTGATGCTAGGCGGGCTAACTAGCCAGGAACCGGAGGACAGTGCCTATGTGATGGTGGGCCATAGTGCCTATGCCATTGGGGCGTTAGCGATCGCTCAAAAAGGTGACTCGGGTCTGGCTCTACCCAAACGCGATCGCGCTGTCTACAAGATCTTGGCTACCCTGGGTGCGATCGCTGAGAAAACTCTGGCAGCTAAGGACTCCGATAGCTCACATTGTGAGTTCACCGCTCAATTGGGTCTGCTGCTGCCGCTGGAGGAATACTGGCAAGACCGTAAGGAGTTGAAGACCCAGATTCTGGGGGCGATCGCCGACTTCAACTTTCGGGGCCGGTCTTTGTCTGGACAGCTAGAGCGTATCGAGATGCAGCCAGAAGGGGCTGGGCTTTACCTGGCTAAGGGGTTGCAGTTAGCCAGATCTGGGGTGGGAATTCGAGACTCCACCGTCGTCGTCCTGATGTTTGGTCACCGCAATCTCTCCATCCTCACCTTCGAGAAGGGCAGCACGCCCCAGGAAACCAACAGCACCTCCCAGGGGCCAGGGTTTGTGGAATACCTGAAGCAGTGTGCCACTGAACTGCCGGGTGTCGCCCCGGATGATCCGGCTCTGCTGGAAGCGGTGTTGCAGGGGCACCCTACCTTTCACGTCCCAGGACGCAAGGAAGCCCTCGACTTGGCGAAGGTCTGTAGCTATGCCCGAGAGTTTTATCTAGAGCGGGTGCATCAATTTCTGGTAGAGTGGCTGCCCTCGGCGGAGGTGGAGGTGATTGTGGGCGGCGGTGCTGCCTATGTCATTCGCCCAGAGCTGGAGCAGTTTTTTGACCAGCGCGGACTCGCTCAACAAATCACCTGGGCTGAGACCCTGCGACAGGAGATCACCGACGTGCTGCGGAATCA carries:
- a CDS encoding ParM/StbA family protein, giving the protein MTQMIQTYIDMGSSATKCLYWQNQPYLLHLDPQVARLNPSRLDRLMLGGLTSQEPEDSAYVMVGHSAYAIGALAIAQKGDSGLALPKRDRAVYKILATLGAIAEKTLAAKDSDSSHCEFTAQLGLLLPLEEYWQDRKELKTQILGAIADFNFRGRSLSGQLERIEMQPEGAGLYLAKGLQLARSGVGIRDSTVVVLMFGHRNLSILTFEKGSTPQETNSTSQGPGFVEYLKQCATELPGVAPDDPALLEAVLQGHPTFHVPGRKEALDLAKVCSYAREFYLERVHQFLVEWLPSAEVEVIVGGGAAYVIRPELEQFFDQRGLAQQITWAETLRQEITDVLRNQDGTAEPDLITSVRWADVYGLFKTFMYSAKPSHQR